A DNA window from Gammaproteobacteria bacterium contains the following coding sequences:
- the rplR gene encoding 50S ribosomal protein L18: MDKKAARLRRAKRTRARIQQLDVNRLCIHRTPRHIYVQVIAPNGKVLASASTLDKSIKADVTYGGNVAAAKHIGKIIATRCQEVGVTKVAFDRSGFKYHGRIQALADAARENGLPI; the protein is encoded by the coding sequence ATGGATAAGAAAGCTGCTAGATTAAGACGTGCCAAACGTACTCGTGCACGCATTCAACAACTTGATGTTAATCGATTATGCATACATCGAACGCCACGCCATATTTACGTGCAGGTCATTGCACCAAATGGTAAGGTTTTAGCTAGTGCATCTACTTTAGATAAATCTATCAAAGCAGATGTGACTTATGGTGGAAATGTCGCGGCTGCAAAACATATTGGCAAAATTATTGCTACACGCTGCCAAGAAGTGGGTGTCACAAAAGTCGCGTTTGATCGATCTGGATTTAAGTATCATGGTCGCATACAAGCACTTGCAGATGCTGCCCGTGAAAATGGTTTACCGATATAA
- the rplF gene encoding 50S ribosomal protein L6 gives MSRVAKNPIKLPSGVSVTFNGNKINIKGSKGSLERNIHEAVSVKLEDDTMYFEPKSDLVTANALAGTTRAVVNNMVKGVSEGFVKELQLVGVGYKAQSKGNILGLTLGHSHPINYDVPQGITIETPTQTEIVVKGVDKELVGQVCADIIAYRKPEPYKGKGVRYKGQQIILKEAKKK, from the coding sequence ATGTCTAGAGTAGCGAAAAACCCCATTAAACTGCCATCGGGTGTATCAGTCACGTTTAATGGCAATAAAATAAATATTAAAGGCAGTAAGGGCAGCCTTGAGCGGAATATACACGAAGCCGTCTCAGTTAAACTTGAAGATGATACTATGTATTTCGAGCCTAAGTCTGACCTTGTAACCGCTAATGCTCTAGCGGGCACTACCCGAGCTGTTGTGAACAACATGGTTAAGGGTGTTAGTGAAGGTTTTGTCAAAGAATTGCAACTGGTGGGTGTGGGATATAAAGCGCAATCAAAAGGCAATATCTTAGGTTTAACATTAGGACATTCTCATCCAATTAATTATGATGTCCCTCAGGGCATAACTATTGAAACACCTACTCAAACAGAAATAGTTGTTAAAGGTGTTGATAAAGAATTGGTCGGCCAGGTATGCGCTGATATTATTGCTTATCGTAAACCCGAACCTTATAAAGGAAAGGGCGTGCGATATAAAGGTCAACAGATCATACTTAAAGAGGCTAAGAAGAAGTAA